TTCTTGTAAAATGGCAAAGTGGCAAGGGGTATAATTTTGTTGTGTGAGTATATTGTCCCTTTTTGTTGGTGTTGAGATGATGTGGTTTTAATGTAGGTGTGGACCTTTTTGATTGATACAAATAAGTGAATAATGAAGATCTATTTTAATGATAATTCAGCTCTCTAAGACCTATGACTAACCTACAGAAGGGGACATTGACTACTGAATTTCATCAGTTTGAAGGGACTTTTCATGACCATGATATTAACTTAATCCTTGGAAATACACAGCACTGTATACTCTGAGCTTACACAAAGTAAAATTACAAAGGAAATGGGAAGCTGGCATTCAAATGTATGAATTTATACCCATATCAGGCTGTAGAGAGGGGAGTCAGGGTGATGTACTTCCCCTTTAGAAACTCAATCCAATCTTCAAGATCCCTCGGCACATGCAAAGTTTGTAAATGGAAACTTCGTATGGTTGCCCTttacttttctttgctgttgaCTTGGGGAGGTAAGGTTTTAAGGGGAGTACTGTGCAGACACATCTGTGTTGACAGGAATACTGTGCTCCACACACTGCTTTGTAAAGGAGTGGCTGCTCAGGGTCTGCACATAGTGATCAAATAGCTGACAGCtgctcctcttttccttttttattcagGGATCCAGCATGAGAGTTGGACTGTGAATACTGAGCTATTATTGTTGGCTCACAAATGTTGAGCTGTTGGTATTGATTTTCTGAAAAGATGTTTAGAgcagtaacaaaaataaaaaataaagtcaagAATGATGAGGCTTCACAAATAGCCAATAAAAGAATCCACAAAAATCTTAGTAAACTCTTGGGCTATTCAACCTTGACAATGTCCTTTTCAATCTGAATCCAATCTTCTCCTCATGTTTTGAGCAGCCAACTGCATTTGTTTCTACCCTCAAAATGCTCCGCTGGCTCAATGAATCACTTTGAGCTACAGTTTGCACTTCTAAGCTTTCACAGTCTACACAGTCAccctgggaaagcagagaaagaaatgggTAGTGGAGGACCTGGAGTAAACGATAAAACTCCTGTTcatcagaaggaatttcttctgAAGTCAGTGGGAGCTCACAGCATGGAGTGGCTGTGAAGCTAGACCTCTTATCTGGCCTCATATGGACCTCCCAAGCATACGTGCTGTCTGTTTGTAAACTCTGGGATTTAAAGTATTTGATTTACCCATGAATGCATGAAAAAACACAGCCAATTTTATTATAAACTTTATTATCTTactaaatctttaaaaatacaaacacaaagcAGTTGATGATCATAgtagttaaaaaaaagcaatttaatttttactgtgAGATTATATTCCACAACTGTAGCCAAAACTGACATATAATCACTCCATAACtctcaaaaccaaaaattaattaCCCAGAATGAAATGCTCCATATGTAAGCTTTCCATAATGGAAGTCCCTGAAGAAAACTGACCctcagtatttaaatatttcattatttctgacACAAGGGACTTTAACTTTTGGTTAAAACCAGAGTAATTagtctcattttatttcattacacCAACAAAACTGGAGTAATTTGGCTATAAATTAGGTCAAATATTTCTAGAACTACTGACTAAGATAAAAAGTTAAAACGGGCACTATAATGTTCCTAATGCACAGATGGTAACAGCACTGACTACACTGGATAATTTCTTATCCTACCAGCAGTTCCATTAAACTGAATGGGAGTGAGTTATAGCATAAAATTCAGCACACAGCTTGGCTGCCTGTGTGTTTGCACAGCGCCCTCTAGGATGAGAGTCTTGTCTGGGTATTACAAAAATACACAttagagacagaaaaaattaaTGTGCTTTGAAATTTAACAAAACcattgaaaataagaaaatcccTTCAAGCTCCAATAACCCACTTTGCTTCAACCATGTCACCTTTACCTGTGATTTCACTTCATCCCAGGTAAATACAAATCAGCAGTGTAAATCTATTCAAACAGCCTCCGAAGAAAGGACTTCTTCGTTGATGTTGATAACTtcatggttttctttttgcGCAATGGTTTCATGGGTGGCTTTTTCAGGCACATCAGCTTTTGGGGAGTTTGTAGCCCTTTGTTAAGGTCAACATGCTTGTTGCAGAAGTACTTGACATTTGCTTCTGAGAGACGTAGAAGCATGGTCTCTGAGAGATCCATACACTGTGCATGGACCCAGTGGCCAGCCCCACTGGAACATAGGATCATTGCAGGCTTGTTGAGTTCTGTCGAATAGAAAGGGACCCAGGTGTTAATGTCAATACTGCAACTGGCACAGCAGGTGATCCAGTAGCCTGTTTCTGATTCAtcttcttcatcatcttcattgTAAGTATCAGCATTGTCTGCATCAAAGCTATTGGCTTCAGCACTAAAGCAAAACTCCTCCGAATCTTCAAATGGAGTGGAGTCTCCAGGGTCTTCACTTGATGTCTGACTGCAAATTTGCGTTATCAATTCTTCTTCCTTGTCCTCTTCTGCCCCTTTGCATCTCAAAATGTAGAAGTAGTTTGCATCTGGGATTATTTGTTTGTTGGCCCCTGGAATGCCCAGCAAAACAGACCCTTTACCCATATCACAGCCAAACCACATTCTGCAGTGTTTAATATCTGGTGTCCACTCTGGGCTCACATTTTCAACAATCTCTATCTTACTATCCTCCAGAACTATGGTGTTACACGCCAGCCGTTTCTGGCTGTCTGAGTGGTAGCCACCAACAAGGACAAACTCAGTGTCACTGATCTGGGTCACTATAGCACTTGACACTGATATTCCCCCTGGCAGGATGGTGCAGGTTACagctgggctgcccaggggTAGATCAATTTTTAGCTTGTACAAGTTGGGGGACCTGGTGTTATTTTGAAGCGAGTGGCCTCCAAGAATGTAGATTGTATCACCTCTGGCAATTGAAACGTGGAAAGAAAGTCCATCTTGAAGCTCTGGAAGTATGTATGATGTACAGCATCCAAACTCAAAATCAATGAGAAACACAGATGGCAAGCAGTCAACTACACTGTTCCAGTTTTCAGTGGTTCTTTGTGCAAGAGGAGTATATGACCTCCCTCCAAACAGAACACTCACGCTTTTCCCCCGGCTATGAACTACATTAATTGTATGCCCATATCTAGCTTCAGGGACATCTCCACCCAGGTCTTTCTCAATGCATTGGAATGTCATTTTCTTGTTAGTTTTGTTTATCAGACTCATAAAGTAAATCTTATCAGAAAGGTCATTGTTAGGTGTTTTACCACCATGGATGATGTACTGGTACTCATCAGCCCTTGCATCGCTTCTGAGTGTGCACAGAGCAGGGTAGCGAAGAGGGGGAAGGTAACACGAGTCTTTAGAGAAGAAGGCAGGTTTCATTTTGAGCTCATTCTGCTTTATATCGAGGAGGAAAACACCAGTGGGGCAGGATCTCTTTGGCCATCCTTTCtgaccaaaaaagaaaacatgttcATCAAAATTCAGGAGAGAGAAGCCCGGCTGAAGCAAGGATGAGTTATTGACGGTGGATACCATCTGCAGCGACATTTTGTCCATTGATTGTGCCATACTGCgactgagaaaataaaacaaacagatcAAACATGCATTAGATACTATCACAATTATTTAACAGCACTTGAATAAATCTTATGGAAGTTATGCAGCAGTTCGCTCTCTGGAACCCACAAAGACACACACCCTTTTCTGCGTCTCAAGACATGAATCAAGCACGAAGCGTGCACCATTTCCGCGGTATTTGGGTATTTTGGCACACGGAGCCCGCTCACGGCGCTGGAGCGCCTTGCCGGGGCGGGCGCGGCAGCTCCCACGGGAACGCGGGCCCGCGGGCTGCTGGGGCCGGTAGTCCTCGCTGggtgcccggcccggcccggcccggcccccgctTGGCTTGTCCCGGCCCCCGCTTGGCTTGTCCCGGCCCCCGCTTGGCTTGTCCCGGCCGTGGGGAATCGGGAGCGGCGGGCTCCGAGAGCCGGCGGCGGTGAGtgcggccgcggggccggggtcGGTCCgctggcggcggggccggcgcggAGGGAGCAGCGCCGGAGCTGCCACAAGCCGGGATTTCCTGCCCGTTTGTCGGCCCGGGGATGCCGGGCTGGAGCCTCCCGGCTGCCGCAGGCCCGGGGCCCCGAGTGCGGGAGCCTCGTccggcggggctggggcagagcgTTCCTGCTCATCCCTCCCCCGGCAGGGAACCTGCCCCAGGGCCCCGCGCTCCGTGCGCCGCAGGACGGGCGTGCGCGGAAACCTGCGATTGCACGTTTTGTTTACAAGGAAAACCTCGGGGTTTGCTGGAAGCTGGAGCTGCCCGCTGTATTCGCAGCCCTGCGGGGCTGGTGGAGCGGCGGGGCCCGGTGCCGGGGTGAGCACCACGCTTGTGCTGGATAGCCCGGTGGGGATCTGGGGCTTGCGAGTCCCAGGGTGCTCGAATCCTTTGTCTTTCATCTCTGCGCTTTGCTCATGATTCCATGAGTAGGTTTCAAGGGGTATCTTTTACTCTTACAAACTTGTTTGTTTGAAAACTGAAGGGAGATTATGTAATGAGCCTGGATATTGACCGCGAAAGAGCTTTGGAGAGCACAGACACCAGGGAGGGAAATAACAGGCTGATTCATTGGCAGCGTCCTTTAATGACAGCAGACTTGTGCCCTTTAGTACTAGACGTCCAAGTTCTCTGCCCCAGCCTTTACCAAATCCCCAGAATATAAAGCTGTGAactattagaaaaataaatcccactAAATACTACATTTTACAATGTAGctacctttttttaaaaaaaaaaaatccttaggattcatattttccttgttgctgcttttcattttgctgtgaCAACAAAAACAAGACACTTAgggtttctttttaaaggaaggaTTGGTGCCTTCTTGTTATGTGACATCAAAACCCTGGGGGATCTGAACAACATCATGTAGAGGAAAAGTCGCTGTAAAAACATGGGAACTGATGACACTGACTACATCAATTGCCATGTTGTACAATATTGCTGCACTGCCTGCCTGCAAACTGGTATGGAAACTGCTGTGCTAAAATAGGGATCTGCCATGGAATGTTTTTCAAAGGTGAGATGTTTTCAGGCCAGAGCTCACAGACTGGGTAGGCATAGCCATTACTGAGTGTTTGACAAAACAACCCGTTGAATGGCTGTCTTATGTTGTGGAATCATCCAAAGTTAAGTTCTGTTCACTGCATAGCCTAATGGCTCTGCCCTGAAGGTGGTAGTTTTTTctaaa
This genomic stretch from Cinclus cinclus chromosome 6, bCinCin1.1, whole genome shotgun sequence harbors:
- the RAG2 gene encoding V(D)J recombination-activating protein 2 — translated: MAQSMDKMSLQMVSTVNNSSLLQPGFSLLNFDEHVFFFGQKGWPKRSCPTGVFLLDIKQNELKMKPAFFSKDSCYLPPLRYPALCTLRSDARADEYQYIIHGGKTPNNDLSDKIYFMSLINKTNKKMTFQCIEKDLGGDVPEARYGHTINVVHSRGKSVSVLFGGRSYTPLAQRTTENWNSVVDCLPSVFLIDFEFGCCTSYILPELQDGLSFHVSIARGDTIYILGGHSLQNNTRSPNLYKLKIDLPLGSPAVTCTILPGGISVSSAIVTQISDTEFVLVGGYHSDSQKRLACNTIVLEDSKIEIVENVSPEWTPDIKHCRMWFGCDMGKGSVLLGIPGANKQIIPDANYFYILRCKGAEEDKEEELITQICSQTSSEDPGDSTPFEDSEEFCFSAEANSFDADNADTYNEDDEEDESETGYWITCCASCSIDINTWVPFYSTELNKPAMILCSSGAGHWVHAQCMDLSETMLLRLSEANVKYFCNKHVDLNKGLQTPQKLMCLKKPPMKPLRKKKTMKLSTSTKKSFLRRLFE